The region AATAGTTTTTTATGAACAGCAACAATAGATTGTCCGGTTGCCAGCATAGGATCAAGAAGTAAAACGGTTTTATTGTTTAAATCTGAAATGGCTTGATATTCTACTAAAATCTCAAAATCGTCGCCACCGTTTGGATGATGTCTGCAAGCCGAAACAAAACTGTTTTCTGCATGATCAAAATAATTTAAAAAACCGTTATGCAATGGTAAACCTGCTCTTAAAATGGGACACAAAACTAAATCAGTATCTATTTGAGTGGTTTTTTTAATGCCCAGTGGGGTCTGAATTTCAACATTTTTGTAAGGTAGAATTTTGCTTAATTCATACGCCATAATTTCACCAATGCGTTCAATATTCCTGCGAAAACGCATGCTGTCGTTCTGTACATTTACATTTCTAATTTGTCCTAAGAAATGATTTAAAACGCTATTGTTTTCAGATATATAGTGAATTTTCATGATGATTTTTTAATTTATTAACGGATAAAAAAGAGAAAACGAAAAATAATAGCTTTTATTCGCAGCATAAAAGTATAAAAAGTATCTTTGTATCACTAAAAAAATAAA is a window of Flavobacterium crocinum DNA encoding:
- the upp gene encoding uracil phosphoribosyltransferase; translated protein: MKIHYISENNSVLNHFLGQIRNVNVQNDSMRFRRNIERIGEIMAYELSKILPYKNVEIQTPLGIKKTTQIDTDLVLCPILRAGLPLHNGFLNYFDHAENSFVSACRHHPNGGDDFEILVEYQAISDLNNKTVLLLDPMLATGQSIVAVHKKLLENAAPAEFHIVVVIAAPEGIAHLEKELPDNCHLWVASLDEKLNEKNYIVPGLGDAGDLAYGSKL